In the Candidatus Electrothrix sp. GW3-4 genome, one interval contains:
- a CDS encoding chemotaxis protein CheB translates to MKHPVGSGFVGEIEGLGLVDLVQFACLAGDDRKLSVLSEDNRGVLYFSDNEIIHAEFGELTGEEAFYRIMSWPSGTFSMLFASTNVRTIDSSWNFLLLEAARRIDEQYKSKMPSEEESLLPKVLVVDDSRFFTKAFIKLFEEQINAQVVGTATNGREALKFLEMQVPDLVTLDMTMPVMSGDVALKHIMIRSPAPVVLVSNFNDQHYSRMMDFMRYGCVDLVAKPTSPESWDLIGKRLQYLLLNVKEFCVDNVSRAKKLKPVDPATKEQPEKKAEKLLLILGGLGGMLELQKIIPALQYEHDMSVLVLQNMYPGIEQYLTAYLDNFTKYTATTSLQTNKLLGGQCLVGNCHGRREVIISDDGIPVLTGPESDDGMQLIDTDSLLCSAAEIFGTALTVLFLSGVKQNMKEGMEAVVTHGGKIILQDPDSCLLPRSLEELRALGMEECSLKPEEIAPYISNGISSGTA, encoded by the coding sequence ATGAAACATCCTGTTGGAAGCGGTTTTGTCGGTGAGATTGAAGGGCTGGGGTTAGTGGATCTTGTTCAGTTTGCCTGCCTTGCTGGAGATGACAGAAAGCTCAGTGTACTCAGCGAAGATAATCGTGGGGTCCTTTATTTTTCTGATAATGAAATTATTCATGCTGAATTTGGTGAGTTAACCGGAGAAGAGGCCTTTTATCGTATTATGAGCTGGCCTTCAGGCACCTTTAGCATGCTCTTTGCCTCTACCAATGTCCGGACCATTGATTCCTCGTGGAATTTTCTGTTACTTGAGGCAGCTCGCCGTATTGATGAGCAGTACAAAAGCAAAATGCCCTCTGAAGAAGAGTCACTTTTGCCGAAGGTCCTGGTGGTGGATGATTCCCGTTTTTTTACCAAGGCATTTATTAAGCTCTTTGAAGAACAGATCAATGCCCAGGTGGTTGGGACGGCAACAAACGGGAGAGAGGCGCTGAAATTTTTGGAAATGCAGGTCCCGGATCTTGTTACCCTGGACATGACTATGCCTGTCATGAGTGGTGATGTCGCGCTGAAGCATATCATGATACGCTCCCCAGCACCAGTGGTGCTGGTCAGTAATTTTAATGATCAGCATTATTCGAGAATGATGGATTTTATGCGCTATGGATGCGTGGATCTGGTTGCTAAGCCTACCAGCCCAGAATCATGGGATCTGATCGGCAAGCGCCTGCAATATCTTCTTCTCAATGTTAAAGAGTTCTGTGTTGATAATGTCAGCAGGGCCAAGAAATTGAAACCAGTTGATCCCGCAACCAAGGAACAGCCAGAAAAAAAAGCAGAGAAGCTGCTGTTGATACTGGGGGGCCTTGGCGGAATGCTGGAGTTGCAGAAGATTATCCCTGCATTACAGTATGAACACGATATGTCAGTATTAGTCTTGCAGAATATGTATCCAGGTATTGAGCAGTACCTGACCGCATACCTTGATAATTTTACCAAGTACACTGCCACGACCTCGCTTCAAACAAATAAGTTGCTGGGTGGGCAATGTCTGGTAGGCAATTGTCACGGGCGGAGAGAAGTCATCATCTCTGACGACGGTATTCCTGTGTTGACAGGCCCAGAGAGTGATGACGGAATGCAGTTGATTGATACTGATAGTTTACTCTGTTCTGCTGCCGAGATATTCGGGACAGCATTAACGGTGCTTTTTCTCAGCGGGGTGAAGCAGAATATGAAGGAGGGGATGGAAGCCGTTGTCACGCATGGGGGAAAGATAATCCTGCAGGATCCAGACTCATGCCTGCTCCCTCGTTCTCTTGAGGAACTTCGGGCCTTGGGTATGGAAGAATGCAGTCTGAAACCGGAAGAAATAGCGCCCTATATTAGTAATGGGATTAGTAGTGGGACTGCCTGA
- the lpxC gene encoding UDP-3-O-acyl-N-acetylglucosamine deacetylase, with the protein MSININIKPHQHTLRRSVSCDGIGLHTGRRVKITIKPAAENKGICFYRSDVANSPAIPARMEQIVDTTLATTISNGHEKISTTEHLMAALHGSGIDNATIDIDSHEVPIMDGSAGPFIHLLKKGGLKKQRALRKVLRITKPISLTDGDKSIRIEPYAGFKISGTIKFGDNDLLNEQSYSAELTPERFIHEIAEARTFGFVEQVEELWKNGLALGGSLKNVIAIHWNRQSVLNEEGLRFDDEFIRHKMLDLIGDLALLGSPVLGHVIANRSGHSLHHNLMQTIVDTPDCWEYVKFCKRGNTIQPVVMDTKAPKNNKQKPSYLPGMLLPPLPQPVCMA; encoded by the coding sequence ATGTCTATCAATATCAATATAAAGCCGCATCAACACACTTTGCGGCGCTCCGTCAGCTGCGACGGAATCGGTCTCCATACAGGCAGACGCGTCAAAATAACCATCAAACCTGCTGCGGAGAATAAGGGGATCTGCTTTTATCGATCTGATGTCGCAAATAGCCCCGCTATTCCCGCCCGAATGGAGCAGATCGTTGATACCACATTGGCAACCACCATCAGTAATGGCCACGAAAAAATATCCACAACCGAGCATCTGATGGCCGCCCTGCACGGGTCAGGCATTGACAATGCAACCATTGATATTGATTCGCACGAGGTACCCATCATGGACGGCAGCGCCGGTCCATTTATCCATCTTCTCAAAAAAGGAGGGTTGAAAAAACAACGCGCCCTCCGTAAAGTTCTCCGCATCACCAAGCCCATCTCGCTCACCGACGGTGATAAATCCATCAGGATTGAGCCCTATGCCGGGTTTAAAATCAGTGGCACCATAAAATTCGGCGACAATGATCTTCTCAATGAACAAAGCTACAGCGCCGAACTCACCCCGGAACGTTTTATCCATGAAATAGCTGAAGCCAGGACCTTTGGTTTTGTTGAGCAGGTGGAAGAACTCTGGAAAAACGGTCTCGCCCTTGGCGGTAGCCTGAAAAACGTTATTGCCATCCATTGGAATCGTCAATCGGTCCTCAATGAAGAAGGACTTCGTTTTGACGACGAATTTATCCGTCACAAGATGCTGGACCTGATAGGTGATTTAGCCCTGCTCGGCAGCCCGGTCCTGGGGCATGTGATTGCGAATCGCTCCGGCCACAGCCTGCACCATAACCTCATGCAGACCATAGTTGATACTCCTGATTGCTGGGAATACGTCAAATTCTGTAAACGTGGTAACACAATTCAACCTGTAGTGATGGACACCAAGGCTCCCAAGAACAACAAGCAGAAACCTTCCTATCTTCCCGGGATGTTGCTGCCGCCTCTGCCCCAGCCGGTTTGTATGGCCTGA
- the lpxK gene encoding tetraacyldisaccharide 4'-kinase: protein MTRNFYYSLGRPFSPLYSAAMRVREYFYQKGTFKSTAFEVPVISVGNLTMGGTGKTPMIQYLARLLQQQGYRPAIISRGYGGATKERINIVSDGKDILLGADYVGDEPRMLAETLPGILVLTGIVRKLPAAKAIKMGADVLLLDDGFQHMAIRRDLDIVLFNTDKLAGNSRVFPGGDLREPINALKRCHVFILTGTDEQNKKRAENFKAVLNEKFPDKPVFFSHNTPTGLVLQKTDGKKSVTQLEELADQRCFAFCGIARPEGFKQTLNKLNIEPVALRALPDHYAYAAKTVRQLITEAQQARARYFLCTEKDLVKLRNIELPLPLYGVVMESQPEKEFNKLILQHKSL from the coding sequence ATGACCAGAAATTTCTATTACAGCCTGGGCCGCCCATTCTCCCCGCTCTACAGCGCAGCCATGCGCGTACGAGAGTATTTTTATCAGAAAGGCACCTTTAAGAGCACGGCCTTCGAGGTTCCGGTGATCAGCGTGGGTAATCTCACCATGGGGGGGACTGGCAAGACTCCCATGATCCAGTACCTGGCCCGCCTGCTTCAACAGCAGGGGTACCGGCCAGCGATCATCAGTCGGGGATATGGCGGCGCGACTAAAGAACGGATCAATATTGTCTCTGACGGCAAGGATATCTTGCTCGGTGCCGATTATGTGGGTGACGAGCCAAGGATGCTTGCCGAGACCCTCCCCGGCATCTTGGTCCTCACCGGGATCGTGCGTAAGCTGCCCGCTGCCAAGGCGATAAAGATGGGTGCAGATGTCCTGCTGCTGGATGATGGCTTCCAGCACATGGCCATCCGCCGCGATCTTGATATCGTACTCTTTAATACTGATAAGCTTGCTGGCAACTCCAGGGTCTTTCCCGGAGGCGATCTGCGCGAACCAATCAATGCCCTGAAGCGATGTCATGTCTTTATCCTGACCGGCACAGACGAACAGAATAAAAAGCGGGCGGAGAACTTCAAAGCCGTTTTGAACGAAAAATTCCCGGATAAACCGGTCTTTTTTAGCCACAATACCCCTACCGGTCTTGTTTTGCAAAAAACAGATGGAAAAAAGAGCGTGACACAGCTGGAGGAGCTCGCCGATCAGCGTTGCTTTGCCTTCTGCGGAATTGCCCGCCCGGAAGGATTCAAACAGACCCTTAATAAACTCAACATAGAACCAGTGGCCCTCCGCGCCCTTCCAGATCATTATGCCTACGCCGCCAAGACCGTTCGTCAGCTCATTACAGAAGCGCAGCAGGCCAGGGCAAGGTATTTCCTCTGTACAGAAAAGGACCTGGTCAAACTCCGCAATATCGAGCTCCCGCTCCCCCTCTACGGTGTGGTTATGGAGTCGCAGCCGGAAAAAGAGTTCAACAAGCTTATCTTACAACATAAATCTCTATGA
- a CDS encoding HAMP domain-containing protein gives MIKKLDKMVLKRFLPKSGLQRQLVFYIVFIGVVFLTMAVEMNSFLYGEKILGTLNDIASPEVSADLVKYILLKVRVMLGNLLLAIGLVMMLFTKRIMFPLERIIEGTRAMSAGDFSTTLPEQSRDELGDLARHINELNANEQELILLAKGMSEQLRQTLIDGEQETKVAEAVEILDELEDALSEFGRSFYRC, from the coding sequence TTGATAAAAAAACTTGACAAGATGGTCCTCAAACGTTTTTTGCCGAAAAGCGGGCTGCAGCGCCAGTTGGTTTTTTATATTGTCTTTATCGGAGTTGTGTTTTTGACGATGGCTGTGGAGATGAACAGCTTTCTTTACGGGGAAAAAATTCTCGGCACCCTCAATGATATCGCCTCACCAGAAGTGTCAGCTGACCTTGTTAAGTATATCCTCCTGAAAGTACGTGTAATGCTCGGGAACCTGCTCCTTGCTATTGGTTTGGTTATGATGCTCTTCACCAAGAGAATCATGTTTCCCCTGGAGCGCATTATCGAGGGAACCAGGGCAATGAGTGCTGGTGATTTCTCCACAACTTTGCCGGAACAAAGCAGAGATGAACTCGGCGATTTGGCTCGGCATATTAATGAACTCAATGCCAATGAGCAGGAGTTGATCCTCTTGGCCAAGGGAATGAGTGAGCAGCTTCGCCAGACCCTGATCGACGGAGAGCAGGAAACAAAGGTTGCTGAAGCTGTGGAGATCCTTGATGAGCTGGAAGATGCTTTGTCTGAATTCGGCAGGAGTTTTTACCGGTGTTAG
- a CDS encoding ABC transporter ATP-binding protein, whose amino-acid sequence MPLTSPLIQLEQVSFSYPGSRHILHQVNLSIDHHQRLGLIGPNGSGKTTLLHLIVGLHRPTGGRLLFKGSEVKGKEGLKELRSSIGLVFQDADDQLFSPTVIEDVAFGPLNLGKGPEEALEVANKTLEDLGLTHLADRVTHRLSGGEKKLVSLATVLSMQPEAMLLDEPTNNLDQEIRARLIEVLNRLDIAYMIISHDWDFLRATCKSLYIMDQGQVQQGDTAHLHLHRHAHTCGGQPHNHQM is encoded by the coding sequence ATGCCCCTCACATCACCGCTTATTCAGCTGGAGCAAGTTTCCTTCTCATATCCCGGCAGCAGGCATATTCTCCATCAGGTTAACCTGTCCATAGACCATCATCAACGACTGGGGCTGATCGGCCCCAATGGCAGTGGCAAGACCACCCTGCTCCATCTTATCGTGGGATTGCACCGACCGACAGGGGGCAGGCTCCTCTTTAAAGGGAGCGAAGTGAAGGGCAAAGAAGGTCTCAAAGAACTGCGCAGCAGTATCGGTCTGGTCTTTCAGGACGCCGATGACCAACTCTTCTCCCCAACCGTGATAGAGGACGTTGCCTTTGGCCCCTTAAATCTCGGTAAAGGCCCGGAAGAGGCCCTGGAGGTCGCCAACAAGACCTTAGAGGATCTGGGACTGACCCATCTGGCAGATCGAGTGACCCATCGCCTCTCTGGAGGGGAAAAAAAACTGGTCTCGCTGGCCACTGTGCTCTCCATGCAACCGGAAGCCATGCTTTTGGATGAACCAACCAATAACCTTGACCAAGAAATCCGGGCGAGGCTGATTGAGGTCCTGAACAGACTTGATATCGCCTATATGATCATCTCCCATGATTGGGATTTTCTCAGGGCAACCTGCAAGAGCCTCTACATCATGGATCAGGGCCAGGTCCAACAGGGCGACACAGCCCACCTTCACCTCCATCGGCATGCACATACCTGTGGCGGCCAACCCCATAACCATCAGATGTAA
- a CDS encoding sulfite exporter TauE/SafE family protein yields MLPIGVAIASVAMFFGLGGGVLWMPVLLMSTDLDPKDAVICTLVIQFFGQLSASYTNNRAGMIDWRLVRLLVTFGIPAVIFGVLLSLLLQPVWIELFLGLTIFFIAYVFLRGDDFFVAGSDTADLEAAHRGRLITLLGSILTGFLGIGVGDWLVPFFNMRCKLAMVRSVSTSIALMMILSVTALSVHVLFGRSIEWRVVIPGALGVLLGAQVGSRLLQRVPETHFKEFFVLMLVFIATHVTFNAL; encoded by the coding sequence ATGCTACCAATCGGCGTGGCAATTGCTTCTGTCGCTATGTTCTTCGGCTTGGGCGGTGGGGTTCTGTGGATGCCCGTATTGCTGATGAGCACGGACTTGGATCCGAAAGACGCGGTGATCTGTACTCTTGTGATTCAGTTTTTCGGTCAGCTCAGTGCATCGTATACGAATAATCGAGCCGGGATGATTGATTGGCGGCTCGTTCGTTTGCTGGTTACTTTTGGCATCCCTGCTGTTATCTTCGGGGTATTGCTCTCCTTGCTCCTGCAGCCGGTGTGGATAGAGCTTTTTCTTGGCCTGACGATTTTTTTTATTGCCTATGTCTTTCTTCGCGGAGATGATTTCTTTGTTGCAGGTTCGGATACGGCAGATCTTGAAGCAGCGCATCGGGGACGGTTAATAACCCTGCTTGGCAGCATATTGACCGGGTTTCTTGGGATAGGCGTAGGGGATTGGCTGGTGCCGTTTTTTAATATGCGGTGCAAACTGGCCATGGTTCGATCTGTTTCGACCAGTATTGCGCTGATGATGATTCTTTCAGTGACAGCATTGAGTGTCCATGTGCTGTTTGGCCGGAGCATAGAATGGCGGGTTGTTATACCCGGAGCTCTCGGCGTTTTGCTTGGTGCGCAGGTGGGATCGAGGCTCCTGCAAAGGGTTCCTGAAACTCATTTTAAAGAATTCTTTGTTCTTATGTTGGTTTTTATCGCAACACATGTCACCTTTAATGCGTTGTAA
- a CDS encoding M48 family metalloprotease encodes MILNCYLMIRQRFFCGSVLSKAYLTVAVVFFLWAGQCLAPVPCVGFSIGEERDIGEQLLFAVRSEFELLDDPDIVQYINKLGQQVLAIAGPQYFDYHFFVVKNDQFNAFAAPSGLIFFNSGLIKTMQSEDQLLSVLAHEVGHVVSRHLSRRIAKQEKVTAASLIFGLASLAVGNPALTQGLFSGALAANQTAGLNFSRQDEEQADRLAFGWLRIMGRNPTAMESMLKSMRRITRYRSEQLPPYLLTHPNPEDRLDYVQSLLEIERRKMGKPFPEDVGAFPFLRFKYRVLSQSVDPEDLRIHCANTLASTEDSVQTAMAHYGLALLSGQENNFKEAQRQLAMVRNEFPGRDILDIDLAALYIDSGELEMAVRLLRRMYQRDPTDMYCVFKLANVMSRKGKLEEAGAFYLEVAKNIPEYSQVYYELARVKSGQGERGASTFYLAKYYLYEGRIKYAKQYLRRAEKDPQVPGPLQEEAKVILKRLKELEDA; translated from the coding sequence ATGATACTGAATTGTTACCTTATGATTCGCCAACGTTTTTTTTGTGGATCGGTTTTGAGCAAAGCGTATCTCACTGTTGCTGTTGTTTTCTTTTTATGGGCTGGCCAATGCCTTGCCCCGGTCCCTTGCGTGGGTTTCAGTATTGGAGAAGAAAGGGATATCGGAGAACAATTATTATTTGCTGTACGAAGCGAATTTGAACTTCTTGATGATCCTGATATCGTCCAATACATCAACAAACTGGGGCAGCAGGTCCTTGCCATTGCTGGGCCGCAGTACTTTGATTATCATTTTTTCGTGGTCAAAAATGACCAGTTTAATGCCTTTGCAGCCCCTTCGGGGCTGATCTTTTTTAATTCCGGATTGATAAAAACCATGCAATCCGAGGATCAGTTGCTCAGTGTGCTTGCCCATGAGGTCGGGCATGTTGTGAGTAGACACCTTTCCCGGCGTATCGCTAAGCAGGAAAAGGTTACTGCAGCGAGCCTTATCTTTGGTTTAGCCAGTCTTGCCGTAGGTAATCCCGCCTTGACCCAGGGGCTTTTCAGTGGCGCTTTAGCGGCCAATCAGACAGCAGGGCTGAATTTTTCCCGGCAGGACGAGGAACAGGCTGATCGGCTGGCGTTTGGCTGGCTCAGGATCATGGGGCGTAATCCGACAGCAATGGAGAGCATGTTGAAATCCATGCGCAGGATTACCCGTTATCGTTCCGAACAGCTGCCTCCGTATCTCTTGACCCACCCCAACCCAGAGGATCGGTTGGACTATGTTCAGTCTTTGTTGGAGATTGAGCGACGAAAGATGGGGAAACCCTTTCCTGAAGATGTAGGGGCTTTTCCCTTTCTTCGCTTTAAGTATAGGGTGCTCAGCCAATCTGTGGATCCAGAAGACTTACGGATTCATTGCGCTAATACCCTGGCATCAACCGAGGACAGCGTCCAAACGGCAATGGCTCATTATGGGCTGGCCTTGCTCAGTGGCCAGGAAAATAATTTTAAAGAGGCGCAGAGGCAGCTGGCAATGGTGCGGAATGAGTTTCCTGGAAGAGATATCTTGGATATCGATCTTGCTGCACTGTATATTGACTCGGGTGAGCTTGAAATGGCTGTACGCTTGCTGCGTAGGATGTATCAGCGAGATCCTACAGATATGTACTGCGTTTTTAAACTCGCCAACGTAATGTCCAGAAAGGGAAAGCTTGAGGAGGCAGGGGCATTTTATCTTGAGGTAGCAAAAAATATACCGGAATATTCACAGGTCTATTATGAACTGGCACGCGTCAAATCCGGGCAGGGAGAACGGGGCGCAAGCACCTTTTACCTGGCAAAGTACTACCTCTATGAAGGACGAATAAAATATGCAAAGCAGTATCTCAGGAGGGCAGAAAAAGATCCCCAGGTCCCTGGGCCACTGCAGGAAGAGGCAAAGGTCATCTTAAAACGGCTGAAGGAGCTTGAGGATGCATAA
- a CDS encoding DUF296 domain-containing protein, which produces MSELIGCGSVHMDGEEPKIHLHGALGEHGKILTGCIRRDSRVYLLLEVLLFELKGITTSRPWDEVAGISRLIFP; this is translated from the coding sequence GTGAGTGAGCTTATCGGTTGTGGATCTGTGCATATGGACGGTGAAGAGCCAAAGATTCACCTGCATGGTGCCCTGGGAGAGCATGGAAAAATACTGACTGGCTGTATCCGCAGGGATAGTCGGGTCTATCTCCTGCTTGAGGTACTTCTCTTTGAGTTGAAGGGGATAACGACGAGCCGACCATGGGATGAGGTCGCTGGTATCAGTCGGTTGATTTTTCCATAG
- a CDS encoding NAD+ synthase has translation MKIALAQINPIIGNFTSNRDRVAEQIRLAEEAACGLIIFPELTLCGYPPQDLLERPAFLRAHDEVLEELVSSVGDIGVILGVPEQRQGKGKPLYNSALLIHQGKVLHRVRKQLLPTYDVFDESRYFEPGPSSRPFSFQGLRLGLTICEDIWPSQYPLDPVVSLLQGHEGLDLLINISASPYHHGKLTERNRLLTTLCREHKLPLLYVNQVGGQDSLVFDGHSLALNRRGACCAAASGFEEELVVVDLEELGGQTGESTPLPEDSLAQVEQALVLGLRDYLHKTGFQRAVIGLSGGIDSAVTAVLAALALGPENVLCVALPSPYTAQMSIDDAAALAKNLGCAFELLPIASAMEAYGSMLAPLFVGREEDVTEQNLQARIRGNLLMALSNKFGSLLLTTGNKSEMAVGYCTLYGDMSGGLAVLADVPKVMVYELARWMNRAGEVIPERIITRAPSAELKPDQADQDDLPPYEVLDPILSAYLEEHLSIEEIVARGFAQATVEDIVRRIRINEHKRKQAPLGLKVTSKAFGYGRRYPIVHGFTG, from the coding sequence ATGAAGATAGCACTTGCGCAGATCAACCCGATTATTGGCAACTTTACCTCTAATCGGGATCGGGTTGCCGAGCAGATCAGGCTGGCAGAGGAGGCGGCTTGCGGCCTGATCATTTTTCCAGAATTGACACTGTGCGGTTACCCGCCCCAGGATCTCCTTGAGCGGCCAGCCTTTCTCCGTGCCCATGATGAGGTGCTGGAGGAACTTGTTAGTTCTGTGGGCGATATCGGAGTCATTCTCGGGGTACCGGAGCAACGGCAGGGCAAGGGCAAGCCGCTCTATAACTCAGCCCTTCTGATCCACCAAGGCAAGGTGCTGCATCGGGTGCGCAAGCAACTCCTGCCTACCTATGATGTCTTTGACGAGTCTCGCTATTTTGAGCCTGGTCCGTCCTCCCGGCCCTTTTCCTTTCAGGGGTTGCGCCTGGGCCTGACCATCTGTGAGGATATCTGGCCCAGCCAGTATCCTTTGGATCCGGTGGTCTCCCTGCTGCAAGGCCATGAGGGGCTTGACCTCCTGATCAATATCTCGGCCTCGCCCTATCATCACGGCAAACTGACTGAGCGTAATCGCCTGCTGACTACGTTGTGCCGAGAGCATAAGCTGCCCCTGCTCTATGTGAATCAGGTTGGGGGCCAGGACTCCCTGGTCTTTGACGGACATTCTCTGGCTTTAAACAGGCGAGGGGCGTGCTGCGCTGCGGCCTCTGGGTTCGAGGAAGAGCTGGTCGTTGTGGATCTGGAGGAGCTGGGGGGCCAGACCGGAGAGAGTACCCCTCTCCCTGAAGACTCTCTTGCTCAGGTGGAACAGGCCTTGGTCCTTGGCCTGCGGGATTATCTCCATAAGACCGGTTTTCAGCGGGCGGTCATCGGGCTCTCTGGTGGGATAGATTCGGCAGTCACCGCTGTCCTGGCAGCCTTGGCCTTGGGCCCGGAAAACGTCCTGTGCGTGGCCTTGCCTTCTCCTTATACAGCCCAGATGAGCATTGATGATGCGGCTGCATTAGCCAAGAATCTGGGATGTGCTTTTGAGCTGCTGCCCATTGCTTCGGCAATGGAGGCCTATGGCTCGATGTTGGCCCCCCTCTTTGTAGGCAGGGAGGAAGATGTGACAGAGCAGAACCTCCAGGCCCGGATCAGGGGGAACCTGCTCATGGCCCTGTCTAATAAATTCGGCAGTCTCCTGCTGACCACAGGCAATAAGTCGGAGATGGCGGTGGGCTATTGCACCCTGTACGGTGATATGAGCGGCGGGCTGGCCGTGCTGGCCGACGTGCCCAAGGTCATGGTCTATGAGCTGGCTCGCTGGATGAACAGGGCAGGGGAGGTGATTCCAGAGCGGATCATTACCCGAGCACCCTCAGCGGAGCTGAAACCGGATCAGGCGGATCAGGATGATCTGCCGCCCTACGAGGTGTTGGATCCCATCCTTAGCGCCTATCTGGAAGAACATTTGAGCATTGAGGAAATCGTGGCCCGTGGTTTTGCCCAGGCTACGGTGGAGGATATCGTTCGTCGTATCCGTATTAACGAGCATAAACGCAAGCAGGCCCCGCTGGGACTCAAGGTGACCAGTAAGGCCTTTGGCTACGGTCGGCGTTATCCCATTGTGCATGGGTTTACTGGTTGA
- the nikR gene encoding nickel-responsive transcriptional regulator NikR codes for MLKRFSVSLEEHLLDQFDDYITRHGYSNRSEAIRDLIRKKLVNEQWQQDSEVVGVVTLVYDHHQAQLQERITDLQHNYYQLITSTTHVHMDHHNCLEVTIVKGNAFSVQELAEKMIALRGVKTGNLTMSSTGGDLH; via the coding sequence ATGTTAAAAAGGTTTTCTGTTTCTCTAGAAGAGCATCTTCTTGACCAATTTGATGATTATATCACCAGGCACGGCTATTCCAATCGATCCGAGGCGATTCGTGATTTGATCCGTAAGAAGCTGGTCAACGAGCAATGGCAGCAAGACAGTGAGGTCGTGGGGGTGGTCACCTTGGTGTATGATCATCATCAGGCCCAGTTACAGGAGCGGATTACAGATCTCCAGCATAACTATTATCAACTCATCACCTCAACCACCCATGTGCATATGGATCACCATAATTGTTTAGAGGTAACCATTGTCAAGGGAAATGCCTTTTCTGTGCAGGAGTTAGCTGAAAAAATGATCGCCTTACGCGGGGTTAAGACTGGTAACCTGACCATGTCGAGCACGGGCGGTGATCTGCATTGA
- a CDS encoding branched-chain amino acid ABC transporter substrate-binding protein → MNISRKLCSVLSVLTLSTGSLFLQNALAEEPVKEPIKIGVAGALSGDLASYGLPTARAAELVAGKINAEGGLNGAPVELLVEDDVCKPEIATNTATKLVSAGAQVVIGHICSSATKAAMPIYDEANVIVMSPSATDSDLTKSGNYPTFYRTIAPNDAQAYSIVNFAVGQLQAQKIAIIHDKGDYGKGLAEDARRIIEQDAKAKIVLFEGITPGAVDYSAVVQKVKRTRADVVIYGGYHPEASKIVTQMRRKRMKTLFISDDGVKDDTFIKVAGKYAEGVYATGPADVSANPITRQYREAYMKKYGVEPGPFFDNAIAAALALTNSIRVAGSTEMEQIAKTLHSQATATPFGEIMFDKNGDAIGVGYSLYEVKKGAFVQVQ, encoded by the coding sequence ATGAACATTTCCAGAAAACTCTGTTCCGTGCTTTCCGTGTTAACGCTCAGTACCGGGTCGCTCTTTTTACAGAATGCCTTAGCCGAAGAACCGGTGAAAGAGCCGATAAAAATAGGGGTGGCAGGAGCTCTCAGCGGCGATCTGGCCTCATACGGCTTGCCCACCGCCCGCGCAGCGGAGCTTGTGGCGGGAAAGATCAACGCCGAAGGAGGGCTCAATGGCGCCCCGGTGGAACTTCTGGTAGAGGATGATGTTTGTAAGCCGGAAATTGCCACCAATACGGCCACGAAATTGGTTTCTGCCGGTGCTCAGGTGGTTATCGGTCATATCTGCTCCAGTGCCACCAAGGCGGCCATGCCTATTTATGATGAGGCCAACGTCATTGTTATGTCGCCTTCAGCCACAGACAGCGATTTGACCAAGAGCGGCAACTATCCCACCTTTTATCGAACCATTGCCCCCAATGATGCTCAGGCATATTCTATTGTTAATTTCGCGGTCGGGCAATTGCAAGCGCAGAAAATCGCTATTATTCATGACAAAGGAGATTACGGCAAGGGGCTTGCCGAAGATGCCCGGCGCATTATTGAGCAGGATGCCAAGGCAAAGATTGTCCTGTTTGAGGGGATAACCCCTGGTGCGGTTGATTACTCCGCTGTGGTGCAAAAGGTAAAACGCACCCGGGCTGATGTGGTTATCTATGGCGGTTATCATCCAGAGGCATCAAAGATCGTGACCCAGATGCGCAGGAAGCGGATGAAGACCCTGTTTATTTCCGATGATGGGGTCAAGGATGATACCTTTATCAAGGTGGCTGGCAAATATGCAGAGGGCGTTTATGCCACGGGGCCTGCTGATGTCTCTGCCAACCCTATTACCCGTCAATACCGCGAGGCCTATATGAAAAAATACGGTGTCGAGCCAGGGCCATTCTTTGATAACGCTATTGCCGCAGCCCTTGCCCTGACCAATTCGATCCGGGTGGCTGGATCCACAGAGATGGAACAGATCGCCAAGACCCTCCATAGCCAGGCCACAGCGACCCCCTTTGGCGAGATCATGTTTGATAAGAACGGAGACGCCATCGGGGTTGGTTATTCCCTGTATGAGGTGAAAAAAGGTGCGTTCGTTCAGGTGCAATAA